DNA from Neoarius graeffei isolate fNeoGra1 chromosome 17, fNeoGra1.pri, whole genome shotgun sequence:
TCGCCGTGGCGGTGTGAAGCGCATTTCCGGCCTGATCTACGAAGAGACCCGCGGTGTGCTGAAAGTGTTCCTGGAGAACGTGATCCGCGACGCCGTCACTTATACGGAGCATGCCAAGAGAAAGACCGTCACCGCTATGGATGTGGTGTACGCCCTGAAACGCCAGGGACGCACTCTGTACGGCTTCGGCGGTTAAACGCTCCGACACTGAACCGCACCAACACAAcggctcttttaagagccaccCAAACATCCACAAAGAGCTCTTTCcccatgagtgtgtgtgagagagggaagagaaaaGCAGCctatgtattattttttttttattattctcaGGTAATATAGTTGCTGTTTCGTTCTGCACTACACTGAGCCACAGCAACGAAATCTCGTTCTAATGTGTattgtttgatgcaaatctgaatgaaaATAAAGTCTATTTAAAATGAAGCAGAGAACAGGAAACTGCAGACACGAGTAACATCAGTAATACTTAACCGTTTCTATATGAaagctgtgtgagagagaaacgTTTCAGATGGTGGTAATAGAAATATAAGAATGGAATGAATTCTTATCTATAAAATTCTTCCATCAGTGCTGTGAATATAAAACGGCGGGAAGGGAGACAAAGCGAGGCGGAGGGGAAGGAAGTGGGCGGAGCGGTAGGAGGCGCCCCGTATGAGGAGGTTTGGAACTCTGGCCAATAAAATATGTTCCTGCCTCGTGTCTAATTACACTGCGGACCTGTAAATAGAGCGGCCGCGAGGCGGGCCTTATTCATTCTCTTACAGTTTAGCCGAGGAGCAGCGCCATGCCCGAGCCACCTAAAAGCGCGCCCAAGAAGGGTTCCAAGAAAGCCGTGACCAAGGCGGCTGGTAAAGGAGGCAAGAAGCGCAGAAAGTCCAGGAGGGAGAGCTACGCTATCTACGTGTACAAGGTCCTGAAGCAGGTTCATCCCGACACCGGCATCTCGTCTAAGGCTATGGGCATCATGAACTCCTTCGTCAATGACATTTTCGAGCGTATCGCCGGTGAGTCCTCTCGTCTGGCTCACTACAACAAGCGCTCCACCATCACCTCCAGAGAGATCCAGACCGCTGTGCGCCTTTTACTGCCTGGCGAGCTGGCCAAGCACGCCGTGTCCGAGGGCACAAAGGCCGTCACCAAGTACACCAGCTCCAAGTAAAGCGCGCTGCTGCTGCGGCTGCCTTCAGCAACCCAAcggctcttttaagagccacACACTTTCTCATAGAAGAGCAAATTCATGTCTCTCTCTTCGTGCTGTTCCCTTGTTTTATAATAAATGCAGAATTGAATAAAAATTTATTTACGGGAGATACAGCGAGAAAAATTACCACATCAAGAAAACAGACCTCCATCAATGAGTAAATAAAGGAGCTATTTTACTTACAAAGCGAAAATAACCGAGTAAAAATTATATGGGTGCTGCACTGAGTTATTTCAAATGTTTCATTTGTTTCTGCGGATAAATGGAAATCTgccttgtgacaatgtccattgttaaaaacaCAAAACGTATGAAGTGATAAATGTATTGAAATACGCACAAGGTTTTGTCCTTGATACATATAGACCAATTATTAAATACAACATTACCTTTGCTCATTTCCAAGCAGCGGAGAAAACTTTCTGCTTCTCTCTTCTGATTACTGAAGCGGCGCTCAGACACCACAATATCTAA
Protein-coding regions in this window:
- the LOC132901294 gene encoding histone H2B-like, which translates into the protein MPEPPKSAPKKGSKKAVTKAAGKGGKKRRKSRRESYAIYVYKVLKQVHPDTGISSKAMGIMNSFVNDIFERIAGESSRLAHYNKRSTITSREIQTAVRLLLPGELAKHAVSEGTKAVTKYTSSK
- the LOC132901298 gene encoding histone H4 is translated as MSGRGKGGKGLGKGGAKRHRKVLRDNIQGITKPAIRRLARRGGVKRISGLIYEETRGVLKVFLENVIRDAVTYTEHAKRKTVTAMDVVYALKRQGRTLYGFGG